GAACCAGAGCTCGCCGCAGCGCGAGCGAAAGACCGGAGCAGCCGGGAGAGCCGATCGCATGAGGTAGACATCGTCATCGGCGACGACGACCGGCGCCTTGCAGTCCGGGGAGAGGCGCGCCGTCAGTGTCGATACCTCGCGCGCGCTGAGAAAGGCCGTCCGCTGCTGGTTCGGCAGATCCCCTGCCCCGATCAATCTCTGATCATCGAGCGCGACGCGGTCGCGCCGATAGACAGTGCCATTGAAGCCGAACCATTCGACCTCGCGGGCCGAGGAGGATATTGGCTGGCGATCGAGCGATGCGGCCTCCCGCCAATCCGGCGCACCGTTGATCACGCCGGCCTCTGGAGGCGTCAACTGCCCGGGCGAGAACAACCGCCCGTGATCCATCGAGAGCCAGCCGCTGAAGATCCAGGTGAGCACGAACACCATCGCCGCCAGGCCGAGAAGGTGATGCAACGCGTGCCAGCCGCGGTAAGGCGTTGCGAGTTGACCGTCCCTCATCCGCAGCCGGATGATCCCGAGCGCCGCGCCAAGCGCGGCCGCGATCAGGGCCAGCAGCGACAATGTCCAGACGACGCCGTCCCATAGCGCCCAATTTCGCCTCAGCACGGTCGGATAGATCCAGTGCAACACGCTGCCCACGAGGTTCCACCCCCGTTCGCTCCGTATCGTGTCGAGGACCACTTCGCCGGTGCGCGAGGAGACGTATATTTCCGTGCCGTCGCGATCTGCGAGCACGATGCGAAACAGCGGGCGATGTCGATCGAAGCCGTTCGGCACGGTCCATTGATCGTGGTCCGCCTGCGCCTGCACTGTTGCTTGCGCGGGGTCGAGCCCGCGACGGCTGGCATGATCGCGCGCGATCGCGAGAGAGATGTCGGCCGACCTCACCAAGGCGTCGCCACCGTCGGACGCGTGCAACGCGCGCAGCCCCGATGCTCCCGCGACAACGTAAGCGAGTCCATCGCTGCGCCGGATCAACCTGACCCGTGTCGCGTCCCTCATTCCACTCGCGACCACGGCGTCCGCAACCGAGATCCGCGGCTCCGCGCGCTCCAGCGGCGCGAGCCCTGCAAAGCGTTCCGCTTCCGTCAGCGACGGAAACGGAACGAAGTGCATGACGATGCCGGTCGCGAACCACATCGCGAACAGCAGGCAGAACGCGATCCCGAGCCAGCGGTGCAGCAGGACGGTCGCGTGCATCATGCGGTCAGCGTCCTACCATTTGAAGGACGCCGAGAGTTCGTAGGTTCGGGGCGCGCCCAGGAGAATCTGGTCCGGATAGAACGGATCGCCCCAGATCGCGTAGCGCTTGTCCGTGATGTTGCGAACGCGGAAAGTCAGCCTGGCCTTCTCCACCGCGTTGAACACCGTCCTGGGGATGTCGACGAAGGCGTAGACGTCCGCGACGGTATACGCCTTCATTGTCACCGTGTTGGCGTCGGTGTTGTAGCGGTCGCCGACATGGCGGCCGGTGATGCCGAGCTCCACCGGCCAGGGCGCGAAGAACCGGTAGGACGCGCCGGCGTTCGCGACGATGCGCGGCACGTTTGGCGGCGTGTTGCCGGAGAACGAGCCGCCGGTGAAATTGTAATCGGCATAGCGCGCGTCGACATAGGCGATGTTGCCCCATAGCCTCAACGGTTCGATCGGCCGAACGGACGCGGCGAGCTCGACGCCCTTGGATTCCTGTCGTCCCGCGATGTTGAGTTGCATCCCGCCGGCCGCTGCATAGACGTTCTTGCGCTGGATGTCGTATGCCGAAAACGACCATTCGGCCCTGTTGTCCCAGAACAGGTGTTTGACGCCGGTCTCGTAAGTGCGCGCGGTGGTCAGGTCGAGCGGCTGGGTGGGTGCGAGCAGGAAGATGTTATTGGCTGCGACGTCGGCGCCGGTGGCGTATTGGCTGTAGAAGGTCAGGCCGGGAACGGCCTCCCAGGTGTAGCCGATGCGGCCGGTCACCGGCGCCCAGTCTTTGGTGTACGGAAAACCTGCCTTTACGAGGCCGTTGACGTCGGTCGAGTTGCGGTCGAGCCCGATATGTTCGACGCGCAGGCCACCGACCAGCGCGAAGCTGCGCGTCAGCTTCAGCCGGTCTTCGAACGACAGCGCCTCGTTGTCGATGCGCGCGGTCTGTTGCTGCGTCGTGAGCAGGCCGTAAAAGCCACGGTTGGGATCGACCAGCGAAACGGAATCGCCCGGAAAGTTCGCCGCGCCGGGCCTGACGAAATCGAGATAGCTCGACGAGAGCGTCGTGACCAGCCGGTTGTCGAAACCGGCGATATCGGTATCCCAGATCAGGTCGGTGACGTTGCCGACCAGGCGCTGGCTGTGCGCGACGTAGAAGCGCTCGCGATCGACCATGTTCGTGGTGGAATTGAACGCCTCGATCTCATTGTTGAACCATTTACGCTCGGCGCCGTAACCATAGGCCTGGCTTTTCAACGTCAGGTCAGGCGCCAGCTTCAGCTCGAAACCGCCGCGCAGCCATACTTCCTGCGCCACGTTCTTGTTGTCGAGCACGTTGTAATTGGTGTTGAAGGTCCGGTCGTCGATGGTGACGGCACCGAGATTGGTTCCGTTGTAGTTCGAGACGTAATTGCCGGAGACGATGCCGCTCGTCGCGTGCGAGCCGCTGAAGGCGATCGGCACCAGCGGTGCGCCCCAGTAAGCTTTCGAGCGATCCTCGCGGTACTCGATCGCGCCCCAGATCTTGAGACTGTCCGAGATGCGGTAATTGAGCTGGCCGGACGTGCCGAACGTCTTGACGTTGGTGTCGTCGGCAAAGCCGTTGAGCGTGGAACGGCTGATGTCGAAGCGGTAATCGAGGCCTTGCACATTGGTGCTGCCGCCCGAACCGTAATGAGTGCGGAACGAGTTCAGCGAATCCCAGGAGAAATCAGCTTCGTTCCGGATAGCTCCGGTGTGCGGCTGCTTGGTGACGAAGTTGATGGCGCCGCCGGCGGCGCCCTCGCCCGACATCAGCGAGGCCGGACCTTTGAGGAATTCCACCGCCTCCAGATTGGCGGTGTCGGTGATCCGCGAGGTCATGTTCTGCGGACCGATCTTGATGCCGTTGTAGAGCGTGTTGATCTGGCTGTTGGTGAAGCCGCGCACGGAAAAGCCCGCAGGCTCGGCTGGATTGTCGCCGGCGGTGACGCCGACGGCGCCCTGCGCCACCTCGGACACGGTGCGATAGCCCTGCTCGCGCATCGTCTCGGCCGAGATCACCTCGACGGTTGCGGGCGTCTGCCGCACCGTCAGGCCGAGCCGCGAGGCGCTTTCGGCCACGGCATTGGAGTTGAGCGGCGTCGGTGCGGTCGCGGCCGGCAAGGCGGGCTTGGGCGCCGTTACTGCGCTCGCCGGCCTGCGCGCGGCCGCGCGGCGCGGGCTTTGCGCGTCCCGGCCGGCTGGTCTCGCCTGCTTGCGGGCTTCGGCCGGCGATACCTCGACAGGCGGCAGGGGTTCGCGCGGCTGCTGCGCCAGCGCAGCGGGCAGATCGAGAACGGCAAAGAATGTGAGGGCGGTGGAGGCGAGCAGGAATTCTCGCGATCGGACGATGCGGATGGACAACACGGTTTCGGACCTCGGTATGACGTCAGTGGCACGTCACAGCGAACGAGGTCTCACCTTTGGCCTTGCAGCCGTCCGATGAAGCCGAATGCCTGTACTCCCCGACCGACATCTTCGCGTGTGACCACGGCTGACGGCAGGTCTCCTGGCTCGCGGGTCAGTACCTTGCATCGCCTTCCCGGGACCGAGATACCCAGTGGCTCGTGAGGCAAGATTCGCCGCTCACAGTTGCGGGGGCAGCCACGGCATTGGGGACAACGTCCCCGCACCGCATTCCCTTTTCATCCCCTCTCGGGGAAACCGTCGCGAGCATCTAGGATTACCATCAAGACAGAGTCAATGTGCCAGTTGCGGCGTTATGGTCACAACGGCCAACTTCCTTGGAGATGAGCATGGAAGGCGAGACCTTCCTCTGGCTGATACGGCACGCACCCGTCGAGGGCGTGAAGGGGACGATCCACGCGACCGACGCGCCGGCCGATCTCGGCGACCGCGCGCAACTGGAGGCGCTGCGGCGGCGTCTGCCTGGGAACGCCGTCAGCTATGCCAGCCCCTCGCGGCGCACAGTCGAGACTGCGCGCGCACTGGGGCTCGAACCGGAGTTGATCGGTGAATTCCGCGAGCAGGATTTCGGCGACTGGACAGGCCATCGGCACGACGAGCTTTCCGCAACCGGCGGCGAGACTTACGCGCAGTTCTGGAGTGATCCGGCTGGCGGACGTCCGCCGGGCGGCGAGAGCTTTGCGGATCAGGTCGCGCGCGTCCGGCTGGGTCTGTCGCGGATCGGGACCGGATCGGCCACGCTCGTCGTGCATTCCGGCACCATCCGCGCCGCGCTCTGCATCGCGCTGGACCTCACGCCACAAGCCGCCCTGCGCTTCGTGATCGATCCGCTGTCGCTGACGCGGATCGATCGCCTGGCGGCCGGCTGGCGCGTCGTCGCTGTCAATCAGCGGATCAGCTAGGTCTGTCAGGCACGTTGGCCTGTGCGAATGTTGCCATGCCGTTGTGGAGCGCGCAGGCGAGGCGCACCAGCGGCAGCGCGATGGCAGCCCCCGATCCCTCGCCGAGCCTGAGATCGAGGCTGATCAGTGGCTGCGCGTTCAGTGCCCGCAACACCAGACGATGCCCCTGCTCGGCCGATTGATGCGAGGCAAGCAGGAACGGCTGGCACGACGGATTCAGCCGCACTGCTGCGAGCGCTGCCACCGACACGATGAAACCGTCGATCAAGACCGGGATGCGGGCTTGCGCGGCCGCGATGATCGCCCCTGAGATCGCCGCGATCTCGAGGCCGCCGACGGCGCACAGGACTTTGTCGGTCGACTCCTCCGCAACGCCATGCAGCGCGATCGCGGCATCGATCACGCGTGCCTTGTGCGCGCGGCCGGCCGCATCGACACCGGTGCCGCTGCCTGCAATCTCCCCGGCACTCACGCCGAGCAGGCCCGCCGCAATCGCCGCCGACGCCGTGGTGTTGCCGATCCCCATCTCGCCGAAGATCAGCAGATCGGGCTGATTGGTCGCCGCACGCGCAACCGCGCGCCGGCCGGCTTCAAAAGCAAACGCCAGCTCCTCAGGCTGGAGCGCGGCCTCGACGCTGAAATCGCGGGTGCCGCCGCGCGGCTTGTCGGTGATGATGCCGCCCATCTCGCCTGGCGCCAGCGTCCCGCAGTCGACCACCTCCAGGCTCGAAGCAAGCTCCTGCGCCAGCACCGAGATCGCGGCGCCGCCGGCGGCAAAGTTCGCCATCATCGCGATGGTCACTTCTTGCGGATAGGCCGAGACGCCTTGCGCGACGATGCCGTGATCGCCGGCGAAGACGATGATCGGCACGCGCGCCGCGCGCGGCTGCTCCGTGGCCTGCAGACCGGCAAGCTCGATCGCAAGCTGCTCGAGCCGGCCGAGCGCACCGGTGGGTTTTGTGAGTTGCGCCTGACGCGCGATCGCCGCCTCGCGATGGAGCGCGGAGATGTCGGGGCACTGTCGATAGACCCATTCGGGGAGCATGCTGCCTCGCTTAACCCGCGCGCTTGAGGATGTAGCTGTCCATGATCCAGCCGTGCCGCGCGCGCGCGTCCTGCCGCGCCGCGACGATGCGCGGGCCGATCTCGGGCAGCGCGCCGGATAGGATGATCTGGTCGGGCATGCCGAGATAGGCGCCCCAATAGATGTGGAGGCCTGCCGGATCCAGCGACTGAAACGCCGTGTCGCCGTCGAGCATCACCACCACCGTGTCGACACCCCGCGGCCAGCCGCCTTCGCGCAGGCGCCGTCCCGTCGTGACCAGAAAAGGCTCGCCGATATCATTGAGCGGCAACGCATGTGCCGCGCAGAGCGCCTGGATCGAGGTGATGCCGGGCACGACCTCGATGTCAGGCGCCGGATTGAGCCGACGCGCAATGCGCAGCGAGGAATCGTAGAGCGAGGGATCGCCCCAGATCAGCAGCGCAACCTTGCCCTCGCCTGCAAGGTGTCTTGCGATCGTCCGCGACCAGGTCGCGGCCACCGCATCGTGCCAATCGTCCACGCCCTTGCGGTAATCCGTTTCACCGGCGTCGCGCACGGGAAGATCGAACTCGGCGATTTCAGTCTTGTCGCTTGTGAGCACGCCCGCGCAGATCGTCCGACGGAGATCGGCAAGATCGGACTTCGCCGTTCCCTTGCGCGGGATCAGGACGAGATCGGCCGCGTTGATGGCGCGGATCGCGGCGCGCGTGAGCTGGTCGGGATCGCCGCAGCCGATGCCTATCAGGGAGAGCGTGAGCATCGCGAGCGCGAGGGGCGGCGTACCGCCCCTCGCTGATCTCTCAGGCCGCGTTGTGCAGGCGCGGGGTAACGAGGCCGGGCGCGGTGACCCCACGCAGCGACTTCGCCAGCGCCAGCACGGCGAGATCGGCGAGCGGCTCGATCACGATGACGAGCGCGTAGGACGCCGCGAACGTCGCAATGCTCGCGAGGTTGCTCATCGCAAAACCGGAGCCATAGAGAGCCCAGAACGCCACCCAGGCGATCACGCCGGCCTGGTAGGTCGTCGAGAGCGCCAGCGCCTGCCGGTACTTGAGATCGACATAGGCGGTGTTGCGCGGAATGATCCGCGTGGCGATCGCCTGGATCGCGAACAGCGGCACCAGCAGTGTGGTGACGTTCATGCCGTATTGCGGCAGGTCGGGTGGCTCAAAGAAGATGCCCTGGAACAGCAGGCCGAAGGCGAGGCCAAAGGCGGCAGGCGCAGGGCCGAACAGCAAGAACAAGGTCGAGCCGAGAATGAAGTGGACTTCGGAGACGCCGACCGGGAAGTGCGGCAGGATCTCGAAGAAGATGAAGACGAGCGCCGTCGTGGCCAGCGTCCGCACGGCGAACGAGACGACGCCCTGCTCGCGCACGGTCTCGGCCGCGAGCTTCAAGGCAACGCCACCTGCGGCGATGCCGGTTGCGTAACTCAACATGAGCTTGGCGTCGGATACCAGTCCGGGTTCGATATGCATGGCTCAATTCCTTCCTGCCGTCACACCCGACGGCCTTGGCCTCAAAACGTGCAGGGCCGGTCTCCTGGCTCGC
The nucleotide sequence above comes from Bradyrhizobium sp. NDS-1. Encoded proteins:
- a CDS encoding PepSY domain-containing protein is translated as MMHATVLLHRWLGIAFCLLFAMWFATGIVMHFVPFPSLTEAERFAGLAPLERAEPRISVADAVVASGMRDATRVRLIRRSDGLAYVVAGASGLRALHASDGGDALVRSADISLAIARDHASRRGLDPAQATVQAQADHDQWTVPNGFDRHRPLFRIVLADRDGTEIYVSSRTGEVVLDTIRSERGWNLVGSVLHWIYPTVLRRNWALWDGVVWTLSLLALIAAALGAALGIIRLRMRDGQLATPYRGWHALHHLLGLAAMVFVLTWIFSGWLSMDHGRLFSPGQLTPPEAGVINGAPDWREAASLDRQPISSSAREVEWFGFNGTVYRRDRVALDDQRLIGAGDLPNQQRTAFLSAREVSTLTARLSPDCKAPVVVADDDVYLMRSALPAAPVFRSRCGELWFDIDGADGRMLQRLDASRRAYRWLYGALHTLDFPIFMAHPRLRDIMIVGLCALGFVFSMTGVVIGLRRLRLSLTG
- a CDS encoding TonB-dependent receptor, which encodes MLSIRIVRSREFLLASTALTFFAVLDLPAALAQQPREPLPPVEVSPAEARKQARPAGRDAQSPRRAAARRPASAVTAPKPALPAATAPTPLNSNAVAESASRLGLTVRQTPATVEVISAETMREQGYRTVSEVAQGAVGVTAGDNPAEPAGFSVRGFTNSQINTLYNGIKIGPQNMTSRITDTANLEAVEFLKGPASLMSGEGAAGGAINFVTKQPHTGAIRNEADFSWDSLNSFRTHYGSGGSTNVQGLDYRFDISRSTLNGFADDTNVKTFGTSGQLNYRISDSLKIWGAIEYREDRSKAYWGAPLVPIAFSGSHATSGIVSGNYVSNYNGTNLGAVTIDDRTFNTNYNVLDNKNVAQEVWLRGGFELKLAPDLTLKSQAYGYGAERKWFNNEIEAFNSTTNMVDRERFYVAHSQRLVGNVTDLIWDTDIAGFDNRLVTTLSSSYLDFVRPGAANFPGDSVSLVDPNRGFYGLLTTQQQTARIDNEALSFEDRLKLTRSFALVGGLRVEHIGLDRNSTDVNGLVKAGFPYTKDWAPVTGRIGYTWEAVPGLTFYSQYATGADVAANNIFLLAPTQPLDLTTARTYETGVKHLFWDNRAEWSFSAYDIQRKNVYAAAGGMQLNIAGRQESKGVELAASVRPIEPLRLWGNIAYVDARYADYNFTGGSFSGNTPPNVPRIVANAGASYRFFAPWPVELGITGRHVGDRYNTDANTVTMKAYTVADVYAFVDIPRTVFNAVEKARLTFRVRNITDKRYAIWGDPFYPDQILLGAPRTYELSASFKW
- a CDS encoding histidine phosphatase family protein; this encodes MEGETFLWLIRHAPVEGVKGTIHATDAPADLGDRAQLEALRRRLPGNAVSYASPSRRTVETARALGLEPELIGEFREQDFGDWTGHRHDELSATGGETYAQFWSDPAGGRPPGGESFADQVARVRLGLSRIGTGSATLVVHSGTIRAALCIALDLTPQAALRFVIDPLSLTRIDRLAAGWRVVAVNQRIS
- the cobT gene encoding nicotinate-nucleotide--dimethylbenzimidazole phosphoribosyltransferase, whose protein sequence is MLPEWVYRQCPDISALHREAAIARQAQLTKPTGALGRLEQLAIELAGLQATEQPRAARVPIIVFAGDHGIVAQGVSAYPQEVTIAMMANFAAGGAAISVLAQELASSLEVVDCGTLAPGEMGGIITDKPRGGTRDFSVEAALQPEELAFAFEAGRRAVARAATNQPDLLIFGEMGIGNTTASAAIAAGLLGVSAGEIAGSGTGVDAAGRAHKARVIDAAIALHGVAEESTDKVLCAVGGLEIAAISGAIIAAAQARIPVLIDGFIVSVAALAAVRLNPSCQPFLLASHQSAEQGHRLVLRALNAQPLISLDLRLGEGSGAAIALPLVRLACALHNGMATFAQANVPDRPS
- the cobF gene encoding precorrin-6A synthase (deacetylating); this translates as MLTLSLIGIGCGDPDQLTRAAIRAINAADLVLIPRKGTAKSDLADLRRTICAGVLTSDKTEIAEFDLPVRDAGETDYRKGVDDWHDAVAATWSRTIARHLAGEGKVALLIWGDPSLYDSSLRIARRLNPAPDIEVVPGITSIQALCAAHALPLNDIGEPFLVTTGRRLREGGWPRGVDTVVVMLDGDTAFQSLDPAGLHIYWGAYLGMPDQIILSGALPEIGPRIVAARQDARARHGWIMDSYILKRAG
- a CDS encoding energy-coupling factor ABC transporter permease is translated as MHIEPGLVSDAKLMLSYATGIAAGGVALKLAAETVREQGVVSFAVRTLATTALVFIFFEILPHFPVGVSEVHFILGSTLFLLFGPAPAAFGLAFGLLFQGIFFEPPDLPQYGMNVTTLLVPLFAIQAIATRIIPRNTAYVDLKYRQALALSTTYQAGVIAWVAFWALYGSGFAMSNLASIATFAASYALVIVIEPLADLAVLALAKSLRGVTAPGLVTPRLHNAA